The window attagtTACGCAATGCTTAAAAACTAGTTACGCAATGCCCAAAGTCAGTCACATAATATCCAAAGTCAGTTAcgcaatacttaaaaactagtcacgtaatgcttaaaaactagtcacgcaatacttaaaaactagtcacataATGTCCAAAAACCACCAAAACTACTAAATTCTATTTAacaaaacaactttaaacgATACACttaattccatttaacaacataattaacgAATATACCTACTTGATAAAgaatgctcaaaatgttcaaaggttttttttttatatattaaaaatcactccaaaatatttaaaaatgctcaaaacgCTCAAAGGTTTTCTTCGTATATCaaaaactatttcaaaatgttcaaaatgctTCAACGTTTTTCTTTCTGGTAAGAAATACTCCAGAGATGAATAGTTTGGAGAGAAAAACTCAAAGAATATGAGTCGATTTGAGGTGCAGATCTAAATATACTTGACTTGTTAATATGTTTCAGGTTGAGGCGCAGAGCCAAATAAATGAGTCGATTtcattaaggataattttatcaaaattttaattctcttgactaaaaacagttaaaattatgaaaaagttTATTATCAAAAACACTTTATGCATAGGGTTTATTTAAAAGAAGAACCCTTCCTATTACTGGTTTGAACTCAGGCTCAAAGTTTTACATATTGGCCACCACAATATAAAGTCTTGCAGTCGGATGTTGTAAGAGACATTGAATTGAGACTTGAGAGAGCTTATGGAAATGGTTTAGTTTAGCAAAAgggttttattattatttcctgaAAAGTTAAGTTCCAATTCTCATATTATACAAAAAGTACAATGTCCCACGAATTTCCATGGTGAATATTCTGCCAAGAGAAGCAAGACTTTATTAGATGAGTACAGAATGACCAAAGCATTGCGGCAGCTGCTTTTATTCTAGATGGTCATGTGGCCTGATTGACATGAACATTGCAGCATATTGCAGCAACCGGCGATCACTGCTGTTTCCATTCTCTGTAACAGAAATCATTGGACCTCTAGTCCTGGTTCTGTAACGCCGCCAGGCAAGTTGTATATTCACAGCTGCCCATGTTCGCCAATTGGATGAATAGTATCTCGCTGTTCTCTTAAGCCTCTCATTGGCAAATTTGTACCTGAAGTGATCAGTGATGTATCTGAGATTGTTTGCATCAAGGCCAAATGCTTCAATTGACTCTACACAAACAAATGTTGCAGATGAGGCTGGAAGACGGTCTATAAATGGGCGACGAAGACACCAGGAGAGCAGCTCATCACCCAAAAAGCCTCCTGGCTCAATTATACTTGTGGCTACCATGCCTTTGCTAAGGCTTTGGCTACGCTTTATGCGTCCACGAACTATAAACACCATTCTTTGCACAGGATCTCCTTCTCTAATTATCTGTTTCATGGGAACATATATTTAACAAGTTAAACAACCTTCTACACGCTTATAACAGGGTGAGAGATGAAGTAGACCTCGTAAGCTTGCACCTTTTCGTCTTTAGAGAAGACAAGTGGCTTAACTCGATCGCAGATGTTGTCAAGAATAAGGTCATCCAAGTTGTGGAACAGAGGAACCTGAGAGAAAGGAATCGCAATTGAATTGGGTTCATTGGAGAAAGCCTTAAAACCAGTGTTGTACAACTTCTAATGTCCTATTACCATTTATAATAGTACCTTTTTGATGAGGTCAAGGCAAAGGTAGCGCTTAATGTCCCTCCGGAGGCCTTCAGGCAAGTCTTTGATTAATTCCATTTCATCCTCTCCTCCCAGAGTTGCCCATTTCTGGCGTTCAAAGTGGCGAACTCTTTGCCTCAAACGGGATGGTAACTGCCTACGCTTCATCCACCATTCCATGTCACGACATCTCAGCTgcatttttctcttcttcgCCATGACAGCATGCAAGAAAACCTTGATCATGAAGGATCCATTCAGTTAAGTCGGCTTTGGAAACTTGAATAAACGTCCAATCCATACAAAACAGTTCAGAGGGTTTTAAGTCACCTGGATGTTTCCAATCAATAAAGTGAAGAGCAACAATCCAGCAAGCACAATGCATATACTGAACATCACTTCTAACCAGTGACTTGTTGGTTCAAGATCGTTTCCAAAGGTGCTGTTAATTGAAACGTGGTGTGAGAAATGCCAGTAAATGGTTATTAAGTTGCCAGCAGAAAACTTCAAGATTCAAGGCAGTTGTTATCAGGAGTTCAGATTAGAATTTAAAGCCAGGCTAAGGACACCCTGCCCTGAAATTCTGCTGTTTTACAAATGTCATGTTTAAGCAAACTGATATAAGAGGAGCAATTTTTTGAGTGTGTGTGATAACCTACTAGGATACTCCAATCTGGCCTATGAACCAACAATTGTAGCAAATAAAGGGAAGTGCACCAACTGTTATTCAAGAGGAATAGACAATTTAATTATTAggatattaataatattttccaCTTACCTGAGAGTCATTAAGCCCCAAAATATGGGATAAAGGATCTTAACAGCAACAGAATTGCTAGAAACGACAGGAAGAGCCCACTGATAAATACCGTAATTGAATGGCCCCTGAACATCTAAACATAATGGTTTTCCAACAACTTTTGTTGAGTTACCACCACAAGGATTCCCTACTGCTTCGGCTGGAAATAGAAATTGGTAACACACCTCCTCTGAGCAAGACAACGAGAGTTTGCACCTCTC is drawn from Theobroma cacao cultivar B97-61/B2 chromosome 4, Criollo_cocoa_genome_V2, whole genome shotgun sequence and contains these coding sequences:
- the LOC18601600 gene encoding cyclic nucleotide-gated ion channel 2 isoform X1 yields the protein MPSPSNLSLSRWIGLCQLQNSPGENSDHSGDINEDNPISNTVECYACTQVGVPVFHSTSCDHAHQPEWEASAGSSLVPIQARAGQKKTQAAASRHPSGPLGRVLDPRSKRVQKWNRAFLLARGMALAIDPLFFYALSIGRGGFPCLYMDGGLAAIVTVLRTCVDAVHLFHLWLQFRLAYVSRESLVVGCGKLVWDARAIASHYVRSLKGFWFDAFVILPVPQAVFWLVVPKLIREEQIKLIMTILLLIFLFQFLPKVYHSICLMRRMQKVTGYIFGTIWWGFGLNLIAYFIASHVAGGCWYVLAIQRVASCLRQQCERSERCKLSLSCSEEVCYQFLFPAEAVGNPCGGNSTKVVGKPLCLDVQGPFNYGIYQWALPVVSSNSVAVKILYPIFWGLMTLSTFGNDLEPTSHWLEVMFSICIVLAGLLLFTLLIGNIQVFLHAVMAKKRKMQLRCRDMEWWMKRRQLPSRLRQRVRHFERQKWATLGGEDEMELIKDLPEGLRRDIKRYLCLDLIKKVPLFHNLDDLILDNICDRVKPLVFSKDEKVQAYEIIREGDPVQRMVFIVRGRIKRSQSLSKGMVATSIIEPGGFLGDELLSWCLRRPFIDRLPASSATFVCVESIEAFGLDANNLRYITDHFRYKFANERLKRTARYYSSNWRTWAAVNIQLAWRRYRTRTRGPMISVTENGNSSDRRLLQYAAMFMSIRPHDHLE
- the LOC18601600 gene encoding cyclic nucleotide-gated ion channel 2 isoform X2, whose translation is MPSPSNLSLSRWIGLCQLQNSPGENSDHSGDINEDNPISNTVECYACTQVGVPVFHSTSCDHAHQPEWEASAGSSLVPIQARAGQKKTQAAASRHPSGPLGRVLDPRSKRVQKWNRAFLLARGMALAIDPLFFYALSIGRGGFPCLYMDGGLAAIVTVLRTCVDAVHLFHLWLQFRLAYVSRESLVVGCGKLVWDARAIASHYVRSLKGFWFDAFVILPVPQAVFWLVVPKLIREEQIKLIMTILLLIFLFQFLPKVYHSICLMRRMQKVTGYIFGTIWWGFGLNLIAYFIASHVAGGCWYVLAIQRVASCLRQQCERSERCKLSLSCSEEVCYQFLFPAEAVGNPCGGNSTKVVGKPLCLDVQGPFNYGIYQWALPVVSSNSVAVKILYPIFWGLMTLSTFGNDLEPTSHWLEVMFSICIVLAGLLLFTLLIGNIQVFLHAVMAKKRKMQLRCRDMEWWMKRRQLPSRLRQRVRHFERQKWATLGGEDEMELIKDLPEGLRRDIKRYLCLDLIKKVPLFHNLDDLILDNICDRVKPLVFSKDEKIIREGDPVQRMVFIVRGRIKRSQSLSKGMVATSIIEPGGFLGDELLSWCLRRPFIDRLPASSATFVCVESIEAFGLDANNLRYITDHFRYKFANERLKRTARYYSSNWRTWAAVNIQLAWRRYRTRTRGPMISVTENGNSSDRRLLQYAAMFMSIRPHDHLE